One segment of Vallicoccus soli DNA contains the following:
- a CDS encoding amino-acid N-acetyltransferase, translated as MPDAPTLRRARTADVRTVRRLIDTYTADRILLSKATVTLYEDVQDFWVAELGGEVVGCGALHVLWEDLAEVRSLAVDPAVRGHGVGGALLDRLVELGRELGVRRLFCLTFQTAFFGSRGFRPIEGAPVAPDVYEQLLQSYDEGVAEFLDLERVKPNTLGNTRMLLHL; from the coding sequence GTGCCCGACGCCCCCACCCTGCGCCGCGCCCGCACGGCGGACGTGCGGACCGTCCGCCGGCTCATCGACACCTACACGGCGGACCGGATCCTGCTGAGCAAGGCGACGGTGACCCTGTACGAGGACGTGCAGGACTTCTGGGTGGCCGAGCTCGGCGGCGAGGTGGTCGGCTGCGGCGCGCTGCACGTGCTGTGGGAGGACCTCGCGGAGGTCCGCTCCCTGGCCGTGGACCCGGCGGTGCGCGGGCACGGCGTGGGCGGCGCCCTGCTGGACCGGCTCGTCGAGCTGGGCCGCGAGCTCGGGGTGCGCCGGCTGTTCTGCCTCACCTTCCAGACCGCGTTCTTCGGCAGCCGCGGCTTCCGCCCGATCGAGGGGGCGCCGGTGGCGCCGGACGTCTACGAGCAGCTCCTGCAGTCCTACGACGAGGGCGTGGCGGAGTTCCTCGACCTGGAGCGGGTCAAGCCCAACACCCTGGGCAACACCCGGATGCTGCTGCACCTGTGA
- a CDS encoding carotenoid biosynthesis protein, translating to MTVHDVAAPPRPLLRALPWALAAAVVLAQVAYPLLDGEPLRLVTIVTVLLFAAASTAHAAVEHGAAWAARLVAVVVGVSLSAEVLSVATGFPFGRYEYAGTLGPQLAGVPLLVPLAWLMFAYPAFVVARRLARRWVPLVGGLALASWDLYLDPQMVEAGHWVWEHPDPALPGLPGIPLTNYAGWVLVAVVVMALLDRLPRTPGADDRQPVALFLWTWAGYALGAAVFMGRPVSALYGAVAMGCVAVPLLRSLRRR from the coding sequence GTGACGGTCCACGACGTGGCGGCGCCGCCGCGCCCCCTGCTGCGCGCCCTGCCGTGGGCCCTGGCCGCCGCGGTGGTGCTGGCGCAGGTCGCGTACCCGCTGCTCGACGGCGAGCCGCTGCGGCTGGTGACGATCGTCACGGTGCTGCTGTTCGCGGCGGCGTCGACGGCGCACGCCGCGGTCGAGCACGGGGCGGCCTGGGCGGCGCGGCTCGTCGCGGTCGTGGTCGGGGTCTCCCTGTCCGCCGAGGTCCTCAGCGTGGCAACCGGTTTCCCCTTCGGGCGGTACGAGTACGCCGGCACCCTCGGCCCGCAGCTGGCCGGGGTGCCGCTGCTGGTGCCGCTGGCGTGGCTGATGTTCGCCTACCCGGCCTTCGTCGTGGCCCGGCGGCTGGCCCGCCGGTGGGTGCCGCTCGTCGGCGGCCTGGCGCTGGCGTCGTGGGACCTCTACCTCGACCCGCAGATGGTCGAGGCGGGGCACTGGGTGTGGGAGCACCCCGACCCCGCCCTGCCGGGGCTGCCGGGGATCCCGCTGACGAACTACGCGGGCTGGGTCCTCGTCGCCGTCGTCGTCATGGCCCTGCTCGACCGCCTGCCGAGGACCCCCGGGGCGGACGACCGCCAGCCGGTGGCGCTGTTCCTCTGGACCTGGGCCGGCTACGCCCTCGGCGCCGCGGTCTTCATGGGGCGGCCGGTGAGCGCGCTGTACGGCGCCGTCGCCATGGGCTGCGTCGCCGTCCCGCTCCTGCGCTCGCTGCGCCGCCGGTGA
- a CDS encoding glycosyltransferase — translation MSRLVRAASAGAVALTAHTVLNLRLLRVPPADPPPVADPVSVLLPVRDEAHRVGPCVAALLAQEGVPDLEVLVLDDGSRDGTADVVRRTAGGDPRLRVVGGAPPPAGWLGKPHACDQLAGLARGTVLVFVDADVVLAPHAVASTVALLRSTGLDLVSPYPRQVALSPAERLVQPLLQWSWLTTLPLRLAERSPRSSLAAANGQLLAVDALAYRWSGGHAAVRDQVLDDIALLRAVKRSGGRGVVADGTALASCRMYDGWLDLRDGYSKSLWSATGSLPAAAATLGALGLLYVVPPLAALRGSRAGALGYAAAVAGRALVARRTGGRVWPDSLAHPVSVLALGWLTARSWRLRRRGGLAWKGRPVG, via the coding sequence GTGAGCCGGCTCGTCCGCGCCGCCTCCGCCGGCGCGGTGGCGCTCACCGCCCACACGGTGCTCAACCTGCGGCTGCTGCGGGTGCCCCCTGCCGACCCGCCGCCGGTGGCGGACCCGGTCTCGGTCCTGCTGCCGGTGCGCGACGAGGCGCACCGGGTGGGGCCGTGCGTGGCCGCGCTGCTGGCCCAGGAGGGGGTGCCCGACCTCGAGGTGCTGGTGCTCGACGACGGTTCGCGGGACGGGACGGCCGACGTCGTGCGCCGGACCGCGGGCGGCGACCCGCGGCTGCGGGTGGTCGGGGGCGCGCCCCCGCCCGCGGGGTGGCTCGGCAAGCCCCACGCGTGCGACCAGCTGGCCGGGCTGGCCCGCGGCACCGTCCTCGTCTTCGTCGACGCCGACGTCGTGCTCGCCCCGCACGCGGTGGCGTCCACGGTGGCGCTGCTGCGCTCGACGGGGCTGGACCTGGTGTCGCCGTACCCGCGGCAGGTCGCCCTCTCCCCCGCCGAGCGGCTCGTCCAGCCGCTGCTGCAGTGGTCCTGGCTCACGACGCTGCCGCTGCGCCTGGCCGAGCGCTCCCCGCGGAGCTCGCTCGCGGCGGCGAACGGCCAGCTGCTGGCGGTCGACGCGCTGGCGTACCGCTGGTCGGGCGGGCACGCCGCGGTCCGCGACCAGGTCCTCGACGACATCGCCCTGCTGCGCGCGGTGAAGCGCTCCGGGGGGCGCGGCGTCGTCGCGGACGGGACAGCGCTTGCCTCCTGCCGCATGTACGACGGCTGGCTCGACCTGCGCGACGGCTACAGCAAGTCGCTCTGGTCCGCGACGGGGTCCCTCCCGGCGGCGGCCGCGACCCTCGGGGCGCTCGGCCTGCTCTACGTCGTGCCGCCGCTGGCGGCGCTGCGCGGCTCCCGCGCCGGGGCGCTCGGGTACGCCGCCGCCGTGGCCGGGCGCGCCCTGGTCGCCCGGCGCACCGGCGGGCGGGTGTGGCCGGACAGCCTGGCCCACCCGGTGTCGGTGCTGGCGCTGGGCTGGCTCACGGCCCGGTCCTGGCGGCTGCGCCGGCGCGGCGGGCTGGCCTGGAAGGGCAGGCCGGTCGGCTGA
- a CDS encoding DUF6458 family protein: MRIGSSVLLLAVGAVLAFAVADRVDGVDLQAVGWIVMGAGALGLLLTLLTTGRASRTRIEERTVRTPDGDVRQRDIRSR; this comes from the coding sequence ATGCGCATCGGCAGCTCGGTGCTCCTGCTCGCGGTGGGCGCCGTCCTGGCCTTCGCCGTCGCGGACCGCGTCGACGGCGTGGACCTGCAGGCGGTCGGCTGGATCGTCATGGGCGCCGGCGCGCTCGGCCTGCTGCTCACGCTGCTCACCACCGGCCGGGCGTCGCGCACCCGGATCGAGGAGCGCACCGTCCGCACCCCCGACGGGGACGTGCGCCAGCGGGACATCCGCTCCCGCTGA
- a CDS encoding phytoene desaturase family protein encodes MARVVVVGAGMGGLSAAARLAALGHAVTVLEQAPEVGGKLGRYARDGFVFDTGPSLLTLPAVYRDLFLTTGDALETVLDLVPVDPTAHYRFPDGTEVDVPNASRSGVARAFDEALGAGAGAQWTSFLQRAGRIWDLTREPFLESPLDGWRTLAGLARSWDAVRTVAPWRSLRGLGEQHLRDPRLRMFLDRYATYTGSDPRRAPAALATVPYVEQVFGSWYVRGGLRLLGDAVRDRAVERGARVEAGVEVVEVLVEGGRAAGVRLADGRTVPADVVVSGVDAAQLYGGLVRAPSAARSLRRATPSLSGVVLLLALRGRTPGLAHHTVLFPDDYDAEFDAVFGRRGPQRPVDDPTVYVSAPDDPALRPDDDHEAWFVLVNAPRHAPGAGVDWDAEGLADAYADRVLAAMARRGLDVRGRLLWREVRTPADLERATRSPGGSIYGTSSNGARGAFLRPANRSPVPGLFLVGGSSHPGGGLPLVGLSAAIVADLVGPA; translated from the coding sequence GTGGCTCGGGTCGTCGTGGTGGGTGCGGGGATGGGCGGGCTGTCCGCCGCGGCGCGGCTGGCGGCCCTCGGGCACGCGGTCACCGTCCTCGAGCAGGCGCCCGAGGTGGGCGGCAAGCTCGGCCGGTACGCGCGCGACGGGTTCGTCTTCGACACCGGCCCCTCGCTGCTGACGCTGCCGGCGGTCTACCGCGACCTGTTCCTCACGACCGGCGACGCCCTGGAGACGGTGCTCGACCTCGTGCCGGTCGACCCGACGGCGCACTACCGCTTCCCCGACGGCACCGAGGTCGACGTGCCGAACGCCTCGCGCAGCGGGGTGGCCCGGGCGTTCGACGAGGCGCTCGGGGCCGGCGCCGGCGCCCAGTGGACGTCGTTCCTGCAGCGGGCCGGGCGCATCTGGGACCTCACCCGCGAGCCGTTCCTCGAGTCGCCCCTCGACGGCTGGCGCACCCTCGCCGGGCTCGCCCGCTCCTGGGACGCCGTGCGCACCGTCGCGCCGTGGCGGTCGCTGCGCGGGCTCGGCGAGCAGCACCTGCGCGACCCGCGGCTGCGGATGTTCCTCGACCGCTACGCCACCTACACCGGGTCGGACCCGCGCCGCGCGCCGGCCGCGCTGGCGACGGTCCCCTACGTCGAGCAGGTCTTCGGCTCCTGGTACGTCCGCGGGGGCCTGCGGCTGCTCGGCGACGCGGTCCGCGACCGGGCCGTGGAGCGCGGGGCCCGCGTCGAGGCCGGGGTCGAGGTCGTCGAGGTCCTCGTCGAGGGCGGGCGGGCCGCGGGGGTGCGCCTGGCCGACGGGCGGACCGTGCCGGCGGACGTCGTCGTCTCGGGGGTCGACGCCGCGCAGCTGTACGGCGGCCTGGTGCGCGCGCCGTCCGCGGCCCGCTCCCTGCGCCGGGCCACCCCGTCGCTCAGCGGCGTCGTGCTGCTCCTCGCCCTGCGCGGGCGCACCCCGGGGCTGGCCCACCACACGGTCCTGTTCCCCGACGACTACGACGCCGAGTTCGACGCCGTGTTCGGGCGGCGCGGCCCGCAGCGCCCGGTCGACGACCCGACGGTCTACGTCAGCGCACCCGACGACCCCGCCCTGCGGCCGGACGACGACCACGAGGCGTGGTTCGTGCTCGTCAACGCCCCACGGCACGCGCCCGGCGCCGGGGTGGACTGGGACGCCGAGGGCCTGGCGGACGCGTACGCCGACCGGGTCCTCGCCGCGATGGCCCGCCGCGGTCTCGACGTGCGCGGGCGCCTGCTGTGGCGGGAGGTGCGCACCCCGGCCGACCTCGAGCGCGCCACCCGCTCCCCCGGCGGCTCGATCTACGGCACGTCGAGCAACGGCGCCCGGGGCGCCTTCCTGCGCCCGGCGAACCGCTCGCCGGTGCCGGGGCTGTTCCTCGTCGGCGGCTCGTCCCACCCCGGCGGCGGGCTGCCGCTGGTGGGCCTCAGCGCCGCGATCGTCGCCGACCTCGTGGGCCCCGCCTGA
- a CDS encoding sirohydrochlorin chelatase, translating into MTPVLVAAAHGTRDAAGIAVVRALLDRVRALAPGVDVRESYVDVLGPSLADVLAGLDAPAVVVPALLSTGYHVAKDLPEAVAGSPVPAVVAAPLGPAPELADLVLRRLREALAAPRTGHAPLPDVPVEAEGLDALVLAAAGSSDPAAARAVEAVAAALSERTGLPVSCAYASAARPTVEEALAALPDRRVGVCTYLLAPGFFADRVAESACLSGAAVVSGPLGADDAIARLLLRRFAAAPAPAA; encoded by the coding sequence GTGACCCCCGTGCTCGTCGCCGCGGCGCACGGCACCCGCGACGCGGCGGGCATCGCCGTGGTGCGCGCCCTGCTCGACCGGGTCCGCGCGCTGGCGCCCGGGGTGGACGTGCGCGAGTCGTACGTCGACGTGCTCGGGCCGAGCCTCGCCGACGTGCTCGCGGGCCTCGACGCGCCCGCGGTCGTCGTGCCGGCGCTGCTGTCCACCGGCTACCACGTCGCCAAGGACCTGCCCGAGGCCGTCGCTGGCTCGCCCGTGCCGGCCGTCGTCGCCGCGCCCCTGGGTCCGGCCCCGGAGCTGGCCGACCTCGTGCTGCGCCGGCTCCGCGAGGCCCTCGCCGCGCCCCGCACCGGGCACGCCCCGCTGCCGGACGTGCCCGTCGAGGCCGAGGGGCTCGACGCCCTCGTCCTCGCGGCCGCGGGCTCGTCGGACCCCGCGGCCGCCCGCGCCGTCGAGGCCGTCGCCGCCGCGCTCTCCGAGCGGACGGGCCTGCCGGTCTCCTGCGCGTACGCCAGCGCCGCCCGCCCGACCGTCGAGGAGGCGCTCGCCGCGCTGCCGGACCGCCGCGTCGGGGTGTGCACCTACCTGCTCGCGCCCGGGTTCTTCGCCGACCGGGTCGCGGAGTCCGCGTGCCTGTCCGGGGCCGCGGTGGTCTCGGGCCCGCTCGGAGCCGACGACGCGATCGCCCGGCTCCTCCTGCGCCGCTTCGCCGCCGCGCCCGCCCCCGCCGCCTGA